A DNA window from Brassica napus cultivar Da-Ae chromosome C1, Da-Ae, whole genome shotgun sequence contains the following coding sequences:
- the LOC111201912 gene encoding uncharacterized protein LOC111201912 gives MRFKPTSYLNPYFGHGRSLPRRPYDICESPIAQRKRVVRPKEELQIGNSDELSNLPESETRDQKISEATASTPPPLSRSSVHDQSIRMADLALEKKNHINTKKTPTLKAFESKSIT, from the exons ATGAGATTTAAACCTACCTCTTACCTCAATCCTTATTTTGGTCATGGCCGTAGTCTCCCACGTCGTCCATACGACATCTGTGAATCTCCTATTGCGCAACGGAAGAGGGTGGTCAGGCCCAAGGAGGAGCTTCAGATTGGAAATTCTGATGAGCTAAGCAACTTACCTGAATCTGAAACTCGG GATCAGAAGATCTCTGAGGCTACTGCCTCCACGCCTCCACCTCTGTCAAGGTCAAG CGTGCACGACCAATCCATCCGCATGGCTGATTTGGCTTTGGAAAAGAAGAATCACATTAACACGAAGAAGACACCAACGCTTAAGGCATTCGAGAGCAAATCCATCACCTAA